In a genomic window of Leptospira hartskeerlii:
- a CDS encoding SMP-30/gluconolactonase/LRE family protein — MKLNHKIIIFLTLSIINVCNPSGIKIGEPYKLGDVPSSISEVQDKRDPFFNGLKVEMIDLPGHDDLIFDRAKEFGYASGMDGWIWRLNFKTGKAEQWIKPPVNPAGMQYSDKTKNKILVCASRLGGETYGEKDRVGLYEVDIETKKIDPIILDLPKLEKEEFEKVYPFSEMPIFSLQDLNSSNSRPFSLCNDLAVSEDGNRIYITEPFERLDAAMGSGAVPEAIGLYPHGKLWMLDRNKETISLALNGFTFVDGILLEKSADGKEESVVFTETTKFRIIRAFLSGKDRGSFEILFENLPGLADGLERDQNGRIWTGIIKKRSGLVNFVHKNPWLKKVILSLPQKILPISHNTGILVIDPSGKIPLYYSMHDGSKIKDISVSVPFEDRVYFPSFDKTSRGLYSLPISSLEIKE, encoded by the coding sequence ATGAAGTTAAATCATAAAATTATAATATTTTTGACTCTTTCGATTATAAATGTATGTAATCCATCCGGAATTAAAATAGGAGAACCTTATAAATTAGGAGATGTTCCTTCTTCCATTTCGGAGGTCCAAGACAAACGAGATCCTTTCTTCAATGGACTTAAAGTGGAAATGATCGATTTGCCAGGGCATGATGATCTAATTTTCGATCGTGCTAAAGAGTTTGGATACGCTTCCGGAATGGATGGCTGGATCTGGAGACTAAATTTTAAGACCGGAAAAGCGGAACAATGGATAAAACCGCCCGTGAATCCGGCTGGGATGCAATATTCAGATAAGACCAAGAATAAAATTTTAGTTTGTGCCTCCAGGCTCGGAGGAGAAACCTACGGCGAAAAAGATAGAGTCGGTCTTTACGAAGTGGATATTGAAACTAAAAAGATAGATCCGATCATATTAGATCTTCCTAAATTAGAAAAAGAAGAATTCGAAAAGGTATACCCTTTTTCGGAAATGCCGATCTTTTCCCTTCAGGATCTAAATTCTTCCAATTCGAGACCGTTCTCTTTATGTAATGATCTGGCTGTATCCGAGGACGGAAATCGTATCTATATCACGGAACCTTTCGAAAGACTTGATGCGGCGATGGGAAGTGGTGCAGTTCCGGAAGCGATAGGCCTTTATCCACACGGAAAACTTTGGATGTTAGATCGAAATAAAGAAACGATCTCGCTCGCTTTAAACGGATTTACTTTTGTGGATGGGATACTTCTCGAAAAGAGTGCCGATGGAAAAGAAGAGTCCGTCGTATTTACGGAAACCACTAAGTTTAGGATCATCCGAGCTTTCCTATCCGGAAAGGATCGGGGAAGTTTCGAAATACTTTTCGAAAATCTTCCCGGGCTTGCTGATGGATTGGAAAGAGATCAAAATGGAAGGATCTGGACAGGAATTATCAAGAAAAGATCCGGACTTGTGAACTTTGTGCATAAAAATCCATGGCTCAAGAAAGTGATCCTATCGTTGCCTCAGAAAATTCTGCCTATCTCTCATAATACCGGAATACTTGTGATCGATCCGAGCGGCAAAATACCTCTCTATTATTCTATGCATGATGGTTCTAAGATTAAAGATATTTCGGTATCGGTTCCTTTTGAGGATAGAGTATATTTTCCTTCTTTCGATAAAACTTCGAGAGGACTATATTCTTTGCCTATATCTTCTTTGGAAATTAAGGAATAA
- a CDS encoding PP2C family protein-serine/threonine phosphatase, with product MGKNRIPHWFLGSILFFFFLGCQPGKESPKVIQGILDLRQWNFQKDGNISLDGEWEFYWNELLPDLKSKPQPPSISYIKVPAKWDKGRNVTHKYPSHGFATYKAKVLLPESNTQLSLKISSISSSYTLFVNGKEISRGGNVGKEESEYSPGYKPGVFSFISDKPELEILIHVSNFKYSNGSGIWNPIQLGNTSDIQQISLRATMLDSITFGTLFVMSLYHFTFYLMRRRDPSALFFAVLCLCIALRVSFYGERIFYNVFPIFKNYEFSVRGEILFLFLLLPGTILYVQSIFKEQFKKDRVFNITFYLSILLVFSAAFFPTKLFTMSFFINSLELMMLGILTYLFFRLAFMSLKRVEGARICFFSLVVNLITVANDVLYLNKFIDSFYMVPYGVLALVLSQCVLLASRFSKGFVLAEDLGEELKKLNINLEQIVVERTENLNESLKLLKGDLSLAKKLQQKTLPTLNLNGKNVSIHPYYLPMSEIGGDYYDIFELEPGYFRLFLVDATGHGVQAALLTMTIKAEFESIKFAKAQPSRILELLNTACCQKYKSINIIFSAVLADIDLNNNVLYYSSAGHPPQVLKQKQEGADYLYSRGPIIGLKKEATYKNVTVPLLPGNRIFFFSDGIFEEFDQEKKEFGESRVLSILSRNTGIQEVAEDLISELQIFVGPRGFQDDVTLLAVEVH from the coding sequence TTGGGCAAGAATAGAATACCGCATTGGTTCTTAGGATCTATACTATTCTTCTTCTTTTTAGGCTGTCAACCAGGGAAGGAAAGCCCTAAAGTCATACAAGGTATCTTGGACCTAAGACAATGGAATTTCCAAAAGGACGGCAATATCAGTTTAGATGGAGAATGGGAATTTTATTGGAATGAGCTTCTTCCCGATCTCAAATCTAAACCGCAACCACCCTCAATCTCTTATATAAAAGTCCCCGCAAAATGGGACAAAGGGCGTAACGTCACTCATAAATACCCGAGCCACGGCTTCGCGACTTATAAGGCAAAAGTATTATTGCCTGAATCAAATACGCAGCTCAGTCTTAAGATCTCTTCCATCAGCTCCTCTTATACGTTGTTCGTAAATGGAAAGGAGATCTCCAGAGGGGGGAATGTAGGAAAAGAAGAATCTGAATATTCTCCCGGATATAAACCGGGAGTTTTTAGCTTTATTTCAGACAAACCTGAACTCGAGATCCTGATCCATGTTTCGAATTTCAAATATTCGAACGGTTCCGGGATCTGGAATCCGATCCAGTTAGGAAACACATCCGATATACAACAGATTTCGTTAAGAGCCACCATGTTGGATTCCATCACATTCGGGACCTTGTTTGTGATGTCGTTATATCATTTTACGTTTTATTTAATGAGAAGAAGGGACCCATCCGCTTTATTCTTTGCAGTGCTCTGCTTGTGTATAGCTCTTAGAGTTTCCTTTTATGGAGAAAGGATATTTTATAATGTATTCCCGATCTTTAAAAACTACGAGTTTTCGGTAAGAGGAGAGATACTATTCCTATTTTTACTTTTGCCAGGAACAATTCTGTATGTCCAATCCATATTCAAGGAACAATTCAAAAAGGACAGAGTATTTAACATTACATTTTACTTAAGTATTCTTCTGGTTTTTTCTGCCGCGTTCTTTCCTACAAAATTGTTTACCATGTCCTTCTTCATCAACTCCTTGGAACTAATGATGTTGGGAATTTTGACCTATCTATTTTTCAGACTGGCGTTCATGTCTTTAAAAAGGGTAGAAGGAGCCAGAATTTGCTTTTTTAGTCTAGTCGTTAACTTGATCACTGTTGCAAATGATGTACTATATTTAAATAAGTTTATAGATTCTTTCTATATGGTCCCATACGGAGTTTTGGCACTTGTGCTTTCTCAATGCGTCTTGCTTGCTTCAAGATTCTCCAAAGGTTTTGTGCTCGCGGAAGATCTAGGAGAAGAACTCAAAAAACTAAATATAAACTTGGAACAGATCGTAGTCGAAAGAACGGAAAATCTAAATGAGTCTTTGAAACTTTTAAAAGGAGACCTTTCTCTCGCTAAAAAGTTACAGCAAAAGACATTGCCTACTCTCAACCTGAACGGTAAGAATGTTTCTATTCATCCATATTATCTTCCTATGTCCGAAATAGGAGGAGATTATTATGATATTTTTGAATTGGAGCCCGGTTATTTTCGTTTGTTCTTAGTGGATGCGACAGGTCATGGGGTCCAGGCCGCGCTTCTTACAATGACTATTAAGGCGGAATTCGAAAGCATTAAATTCGCCAAAGCCCAACCTTCTCGTATATTAGAATTATTAAATACAGCCTGTTGTCAAAAATACAAAAGTATCAATATTATATTCTCCGCAGTATTGGCGGATATAGATTTGAACAATAATGTTCTGTATTATTCTTCCGCTGGACATCCTCCTCAAGTCTTGAAACAAAAACAAGAAGGAGCGGATTATCTGTATTCCAGAGGACCCATCATAGGCCTGAAAAAAGAAGCTACTTATAAGAATGTGACTGTACCTCTTCTTCCTGGGAATAGGATCTTTTTCTTTTCGGATGGGATTTTCGAAGAATTCGATCAGGAAAAAAAAGAATTCGGAGAGAGCAGAGTTTTATCCATTCTGAGCAGGAATACAGGTATCCAGGAAGTAGCGGAAGATCTGATCTCCGAACTACAAATTTTTGTAGGCCCAAGAGGTTTCCAAGATGACGTTACACTTCTTGCAGTCGAAGTTCATTAA